The window GGTATTAGCAATGCTTGTTGCCACGTCACAAGGCGGTATTCAGGCACTTAGCCGTTCATATTTTGCGAGGCTTGTGCCGAAAGAAAAGTCCAATGAATTTTTTGGCTTCTATAACATTTTCGGCAAATTTGCATCGGTTATGGGGCCATTGCTTGTAGGGGTGACCGCCCAGCTAACAGGAAGTTCTGCGTATGGGGTCTTCAGCCTTATTATCCTGTTTATTATCGGAATCATTATTCTCTCGCGGGTACCTGAACCGGATACGAAAGTTATTTAAAGAAATTATAGAGCGAGGCGCATATGCTGTAATATGTCCTCGCTTTTTTAGATAATAGACAGATAGAGAGTCAAATGAATTGTGAAGGCAGGCCGCGTTATGTCAAAAGTTAGTTAAATAATTGTGGGGAGATGTGTGAAAATTAGAATTAGCGATTTTATTAAGCAGATAAAAACGACAAAAGATACAGTTCGGCATTATGAAGAACTTGATCTAATGCGGCCGGTTTGGATAAATGGAACAAGGGATTACACGGATAAAGATCAGAATGACTTTTATGCTATAAAAGAAATGCAGTCGATGGGATTGTCGTTAAAAGATATTCAGGCCATCTTTGAAATTAAAAGAAATGACGGCTGCGGTTCTGAACAATTAATAGAGGGCGTTTTAAATAGTTTGAATTGCGAGCTGAAACTTATATCCGAAGCGGAGGAAGAGCTTAACAAGAAAAGGCTCTTGATTCAAGGATTGGTGAAGGATCTAGAGGAGTTAGGCTGAATTTTAAAATGTAAGAAAAAAGAAGAGGAAATCTCCTCTTCTTCAGTTTCTCTTTTCAATTTTATCGACCTGCAAAATTCGAAAGCCTTCTTTTTCAAGTTTTTCTTTCAACTTATCGATTTCAGCATCAGTCTTACCACCCTCAAGAGTGAGAACTACTCTTCGAGCAAGGACAGAGCCGTTATCCAACGTGAACATTCCTTCGATATGTTCGCCACGTAACGTTTTCGTCAACTTTTCAATCATACCTTTAGCTTCAGTTGAAGATATTGTAAGATTGATACCCCCCGTTTTTAATCCGAAGGCATCTCCTAGTACACTTTCAACTTTGTTATGCGTTAAAATCCCGACAAGTTTGCCATGCTCGACAACACTTAAAAAAGGCAAGGCCTTAATTTGGATGAGTGCAGTTAAAAAAGAAGAACGCTCTGTTATAAATATATCCTGATGCATCAGCAGATGATCAATTCGCTCGCTTTTCTCACCATTTTCTTCATAAAGATATTCAATCAAGTGGACTTTATAAATCATACCTTTATAGTTGTCTTCACTGTCTACAACCGGAATACATCTGTACCCGCTCGCATTGATGGCATCCAGTGCTTCACCTACAGTTTGATTGCTATTTACAGTAGCGACTCCTAGTCTCTCCATTAGCAGGTCTCTTACATGCATAATTATTCCTCCTCATTCAATAAGTGTCTGTATTATCACAATTTTTAATCTATGATACTATTAGTATAATCAAAACTTGGAAAGCAGTACAACTAATTATACAACAATATTTCTAAGTTAATGATGCGTATTGCCTCTAAAATGGTTTCTACTTTTATTTTTAAATTAATTAATTATCACTAGTGTTGCATAAAAAAATGATTTAAAATTCTTACTATTTATTTTTACGGCGTTGAGCCAAAAAGATATACACTCCAATAAAGGTGGTCCGTCCATTTGGTTTTTATTTACAATTAGACATTTGCGGCAACGACAGTTTAGTTGTTACGGGACTGCTGTCCCTTTGATTTTACGAATCCAAATATGTGCAGGTTTCCAAAGAGAAGCCTTTAAATAGCGACTAATTTTCAAGATTTTATGTTTACTCCGTGTCTTTATTTGCACCAACACATTCAAGCAATATACGATGAGTGCGATATATACCTGATTATGAATGGCCCATTCGCTTTGACCATAGAACTTTTTGATGTTCAAATGTTGTTTGATCCATTTAAAAAACAGTTCAATTGCCCAGCGTGATTTGTACATCTCGGAGATTTCGTCTGCACTCAGGTCAAACCGATTGGTGATGAGTTGTAGTTCATTCCCTTTCGAGTCTATTACTTTGAGTAAGCGAAAGATGTTTTCAGCACGATTTTGAGTTGTACCAATCAACACCGCTTGATCCGATAATACCGTTGTGCCTTCTGGCAATTGGAAGTCTTCACATTCATGGATTACTGCATTTTTACGTAGTCTGGATAAGAAAAAGTAGCCGTCATCTGTCATGCGATCGAAACGTTCGTAATCTAAATATCCACGGTCGAAAACATACATGCATTCCTTGTCATCAACCATGACTTCAAGCTGATTACGATCATGTTCATTCGCTGTTGTAAGCACAGCTTTTTCAGGATAGGACGTTCCTTTTTCCATAAACACAAGACGTAAATGAAGCTTTACCCCAGCTTTCGTTTTGCGGAATTTAGCCCATCGGTGATTGGTTAAATTGAGTGGCAATGTGCTCGAATCAATGATTTTTAAAGGCATAGTGATTTTGGCATAATTTGTTTTTTGATGAATTTGCGCGACTAAATCAAGAAAAAGTTGTTGAAATAGCACGGGATTCATTCCATTGAGCCTGCGGGATAATTGAGAAACGCTTATAGAATCAAGGTTTGTGCTGACTTGAAGATGTTTATTAAAAAGACAATCACTCAGCGCGTGCAGACTTTCCGTTTCATGAAGCTGTGCAAAAAGCAGTAATTTTAAGAATGAATCTGTCGTAAGTTTCTTCGTATAAGCATCTAATCTCATTGTTTTCACGTTTTCTTCAACTAATTGAATATTAATAGGTGAAAACCATTGTCCAAATGAAGTTTTTCGTGTAATCTTGTCCATGAGTAGTTCCTTTTTTAGTGGATTTGGACGGGTTACCACCTGACTTTATCCATTATAAAGGAATTTTTTTATGCAGAAAATAAAGTTAGTGAACATTTCGGGAACTTTTTATATTGAATATATTTTAATGCAACACTAGTGATTAATTATAAATTCATATAAAAAAATATCTAGTATAATAGAGAGAACGAAAAAATTAAATCGTGAAATGAATATACAAGGAGTCATAAAGATGGAAAATTTAAGCCTTAGTGCACTTTTAGATGTGATTGGTGAAGTGTTTTCAGATGAGATCTCTATAGTCGTATCGAATACGGAAGAGTACCTCTATTATCTTCCCAGCAAGCGGGTCGATTTGAAAATTAGACCGGGCGATCCGGTAAAAGAAGGGACGATTGCACAGAAGGCAATTACTCAGAAACAAAAAGTGTCCGAGTTCATCAATCGCGATGTGTTCGGTGTCCCTTATCATGGTATGGCTGTTCCATTTTATCATGATGGAAAACTGGAGGGCTGTGTAACTGCGATATACCCGGCCTACACAGATGGGAAATCTGTTGTTACTGTTAAGACATATGACGGATGGATTCCTGTCCCTTTTGAGAGCGTAAAATATGTCGAAGTGAAAGAACGGAAAACATATGTTGTGGCAGAGGGCTTTTTAGGGACCCACAAGAACACTTTACAAGAATTTGAATATTTGTTGCCCCGCGAGTCATTTGTACGATGCCATCGCTCCTTTATCGTAAATGTCCACCATATAAAGGGGATTTATCCTGATATGCACTCGACTTTTGTCTTGGAAATGGATAATGGAACAAGGATTCCGGTCAGTCAATCGTATTCCAGTTACTTTCGTAAGCTCCTTGGGTTTTAACTTGAATCTGCGAAAGCGGACTAAACTCACCGCATCCTGAGGCAATAAGGAGGGAGGCTGTTCAATCCCTCTCTGTTGCACCCTTAGATCAAACATGCACGCAAGCATAATTCAAAATACGATCACCATTTTGTCGGAGAGTACTTGAATCATGCTGCTCCAATCAAGTATTTAAGTACTTTACCCGAAAATTCCTTATCCAACACCTAATTCCTCCTACATGTAAGAGCTTACGTTAAAATTAACTAAAAGTTATGAAAAGAGGCATCTGTGGATGGAAACTCATATGGATCGAATTAAAAATGTTCAGTTGAGGGATGTCGTTGTCCCGCCGGAAGAAGCGGCATCTTGGATTAAAGACGGTATGACGCTTGGATTAAGCGGGTTTACACGCGCGGGTGACGCGAAAGCCGTTCCACTGGCATTGGTGAAACGTGCAGAAACGGAAGCGTTCAAAGTAAATGTTTTTACAGGCGCCTCATTAGGGTCTGACATCGATCGACTGTTTGCTGAAGCAGACATTATACATAAAAGATTACCGTTTCAAGCTGATCCGACGATGCGGAAAAAAATTAATGACGGTGAGCTTCTGTTTGTGGATCATCATTTGTCGCATACCGCGGAACTTATTCGTGCTGAAGTTGTCGAGCCAATTGACTTTGCAATTTTGGAAGCGGTTTCAATAACGGAAGACGGAATGATTATTCCAACGACCTCGGTCGGTAACTCATTGACGTTCGCGCAACATGCAAAAGCAATTATTATAGAAATTAATATGGCGCAGTCTACGCAATTGGAAGGGCTGCATGATTTATACGATCCGGGTAAACAGGGTGAAAGGTCGCCGATTCAGTTAATGAATGTAGATGACCGTATTGGTACGATTGGAATTCCTATTGACATGAAAAAGGTAAAAGGAATCGTCTTCACAGATCAACTGGATTCTCCTTCTACGATTGTAGCGCCTGATCAAGAAACAGAAATTATGGCAGAGCATTTATTAACATTCCTTCGTACTGAGGTTCAAGCGGGGCGATTGACTGAACGTCTGGCACCATTACAGTCAGGAATTGGATCGGTAGCGAATGCAGTTCTTCACGGAATGATCAACTCAGAGTTCAAGGATTTAGAAGTGTATTCAGAAGTACTGCAGGATTCTGTGTTTGATTTGATTGATGCAGGAAAAGTCCGATTTGCTTCTTGCGCTTCGATTACATTATCCGAAAAGAAGATGGATCAAGTCTTTAATAATTTTGAACAATACCGAGACAAAATTATCATGCGCCCGCAGGAAATTTCGAATCATCCAGAAATCATCCGCCGTCTAGGCTTGATTTCCATCAATACAGCACTTGAATTGGATATCTATGGAAATGTCAACTCGACGCATGTTTCAGGAACGAAAATGATGAATGGCATCGGTGGTTCGGGTGACTTTGCTCGCAATGCACGCCTCGCTATTTTCGTAACAAAGTCAACGGCAAAAGGCGGTAATATTTCAAGTATCGTTCCGTTTGTTTCGCACGTTGACCACACTGAGCATGACGTTGATATTATCGTGACAGAGCAAGGCTATGCAGATTTACGCGGGCTTGCACCAAGGGAACGTGTTGAACTCATCATTGAACGTTGCGCACATCCGACGTACCGCGGACAACTTCGCGCGTACTACAAAGAGGCGCTTGAAAGAGGCGGTCAAACCCCGCATGTCTTGGAAAAAGCATTTTCATGGCATACAAATTTAGCGAAGAACGGCACGATGCGCGAGTTTGTTGAGAAGTTGGTTTAGTAAACAAATAGAAAAAGGGTTGCCCAATTGAGGGTAACCCTTTTTCTATTTTTATAGTGGGGGCTATTTGATCGGGTAGCTAGCATATAAGCTATAAGCTTGCCAACCGATCAAATAGCATGAGAGACCGCTCATATAAGCTTGCCAACCGATCAAATAGCATGAGAGATCGCTCATATAAACTTGCCAACCGATCAAATAGCATGAGAGACCGCTCATATAAACTTGCCAACCGATCAAATAGCATGAGAGACCGCTCATATAAGCTTGCCAACCAAACATATAGCGTGTACGACTGAGCATATATCGCGTTACAATTAATCTGATACACTTGAAGTGATAGAGAAAGCGGTGTTAGAATGACAATTTTCATATTTATTAGCATTATACTTTTTGCATCCATTTTACAGACAAGTACAGGATTTGGTTTTTCGATCATGGCGACACCTTTTCTACTCATGATTTTCAATCCGATGGAGGCCATTCAGATAAACCTAGTTTTGTCGCTTGTTATTTCAAGCGCACTTATTGCCAAAATACGTAAAGATGTGGACACAGACCTATTAAAAAAGTTGATAATCGGGAGCTTATCTGGACTGCCAATTGGTATCATTTTGTTCATTTCGGCGGATATCAACAAATTGAAAACGGGCATAGGCATTGTTCTTCTTTTGCTAACACTGCTGCTTGTCCTGAACCTTCGAATTAAGAGAACTAAACGTGGGGACTTTGTTGTTGGCGGATTATCCGGTACATTGACGACAGGAATTGGCATGCCAGGTCCGCCGCTTTTACTCTACTTTGCAGGAACTGCTATGCAAAAAGAAACATTACGTGCAACGACACTCGCGTTTTATTTATTCATTTATTCCGTTAGTCTACTCATTCAAGTGCTTTTTGTTGGTACAACTAAAGGTATCTGGACCTCAATCGGAATGGCACTGCCGCTAGTATTTGCTGGATTGTATCTAGGACAACTACTATTCCGTCATATCAGTCAAAAGACCTTTCGGATTTTCACATATGGCATTTTACTATTTACGGGCGTTTATTTATTAATAAAATGAGAAAGTTATTTATAGAATGGAGATGTTTCTTATGAAAATCGCATTGTTTGGAGCAACAGGGCGCGTAGGTGGAGAAGTCCTAAAATTAGCATTGGTAGAAGGGCATGAAGTGACGGTACTTGTCCGTTCACCTGAGAAATTGGAACGACATGATAGGTTAACGATTATCCAAGGTGATGTCCGTGATGTTGTAGCAGTTTCGAATGCCGTTGCTGGAATGGACGTTGTATTCAGTTCGTTAGGTACAGACCAGACAACAACGTTGACTGAGGC of the Sporosarcina sp. FSL K6-1508 genome contains:
- a CDS encoding acetyl-CoA hydrolase/transferase family protein, whose product is METHMDRIKNVQLRDVVVPPEEAASWIKDGMTLGLSGFTRAGDAKAVPLALVKRAETEAFKVNVFTGASLGSDIDRLFAEADIIHKRLPFQADPTMRKKINDGELLFVDHHLSHTAELIRAEVVEPIDFAILEAVSITEDGMIIPTTSVGNSLTFAQHAKAIIIEINMAQSTQLEGLHDLYDPGKQGERSPIQLMNVDDRIGTIGIPIDMKKVKGIVFTDQLDSPSTIVAPDQETEIMAEHLLTFLRTEVQAGRLTERLAPLQSGIGSVANAVLHGMINSEFKDLEVYSEVLQDSVFDLIDAGKVRFASCASITLSEKKMDQVFNNFEQYRDKIIMRPQEISNHPEIIRRLGLISINTALELDIYGNVNSTHVSGTKMMNGIGGSGDFARNARLAIFVTKSTAKGGNISSIVPFVSHVDHTEHDVDIIVTEQGYADLRGLAPRERVELIIERCAHPTYRGQLRAYYKEALERGGQTPHVLEKAFSWHTNLAKNGTMREFVEKLV
- a CDS encoding IS4 family transposase, encoding MDKITRKTSFGQWFSPINIQLVEENVKTMRLDAYTKKLTTDSFLKLLLFAQLHETESLHALSDCLFNKHLQVSTNLDSISVSQLSRRLNGMNPVLFQQLFLDLVAQIHQKTNYAKITMPLKIIDSSTLPLNLTNHRWAKFRKTKAGVKLHLRLVFMEKGTSYPEKAVLTTANEHDRNQLEVMVDDKECMYVFDRGYLDYERFDRMTDDGYFFLSRLRKNAVIHECEDFQLPEGTTVLSDQAVLIGTTQNRAENIFRLLKVIDSKGNELQLITNRFDLSADEISEMYKSRWAIELFFKWIKQHLNIKKFYGQSEWAIHNQVYIALIVYCLNVLVQIKTRSKHKILKISRYLKASLWKPAHIWIRKIKGTAVP
- a CDS encoding LytTR family DNA-binding domain-containing protein, which produces MENLSLSALLDVIGEVFSDEISIVVSNTEEYLYYLPSKRVDLKIRPGDPVKEGTIAQKAITQKQKVSEFINRDVFGVPYHGMAVPFYHDGKLEGCVTAIYPAYTDGKSVVTVKTYDGWIPVPFESVKYVEVKERKTYVVAEGFLGTHKNTLQEFEYLLPRESFVRCHRSFIVNVHHIKGIYPDMHSTFVLEMDNGTRIPVSQSYSSYFRKLLGF
- a CDS encoding helix-turn-helix domain-containing protein; the protein is MKIRISDFIKQIKTTKDTVRHYEELDLMRPVWINGTRDYTDKDQNDFYAIKEMQSMGLSLKDIQAIFEIKRNDGCGSEQLIEGVLNSLNCELKLISEAEEELNKKRLLIQGLVKDLEELG
- a CDS encoding sulfite exporter TauE/SafE family protein encodes the protein MTIFIFISIILFASILQTSTGFGFSIMATPFLLMIFNPMEAIQINLVLSLVISSALIAKIRKDVDTDLLKKLIIGSLSGLPIGIILFISADINKLKTGIGIVLLLLTLLLVLNLRIKRTKRGDFVVGGLSGTLTTGIGMPGPPLLLYFAGTAMQKETLRATTLAFYLFIYSVSLLIQVLFVGTTKGIWTSIGMALPLVFAGLYLGQLLFRHISQKTFRIFTYGILLFTGVYLLIK
- a CDS encoding CBS domain-containing protein, whose amino-acid sequence is MHVRDLLMERLGVATVNSNQTVGEALDAINASGYRCIPVVDSEDNYKGMIYKVHLIEYLYEENGEKSERIDHLLMHQDIFITERSSFLTALIQIKALPFLSVVEHGKLVGILTHNKVESVLGDAFGLKTGGINLTISSTEAKGMIEKLTKTLRGEHIEGMFTLDNGSVLARRVVLTLEGGKTDAEIDKLKEKLEKEGFRILQVDKIEKRN